One window of Oncorhynchus masou masou isolate Uvic2021 chromosome 33, UVic_Omas_1.1, whole genome shotgun sequence genomic DNA carries:
- the LOC135528269 gene encoding G-patch domain and KOW motifs-containing protein-like isoform X2, whose protein sequence is MAASQQEQNSRNVPVDTSTSNAHQQQGERKSGAISFGFSKTVSKLKSSRDEAIKADERDYLTGVDGKELLSIKPVEKPKELIIPLIQRNRWCSRQENKAGQVQGHGDGGGDKAKTQPPSQEQDSVESQAVKEIIEESQRQLDQWKNGDQADPNLTIPLLMQNQAPQGFEDGDHVKVDLRPESSTEADYDSVPVEVYGLAMLKGMGWKTGEGIGRTFKQDVKPIEHQLRPKGLGLGADRSAIRDLEPSRPRRPPKPGDERKEETLVLGPGGHVLVESGAHKDLYGKIEGVDPDNARVVVKLAIGSKTVTISQYALKLVDRTEYDKNGKDLGRLSRAHKEKEKEQQRREEKERRSNKEEERKKSRSSERDRDGGKDQRKRKHRDSSQDREKPQAKLPPAAPSWLQRDLKVRFVDKAFKGGKYYNSKMRIEDVLSPNICVCRTEEGRFLDDVKQTMLETIVPKTDSEDIMVVLGEHRGQVVSSRGTETGAEPWCSWTDMRRKSSPWTMTPSAIT, encoded by the exons ATGGCGGCCTCTCAACAGGAGCAGAACAGCAGGAACGTTCCCGTTGACACATCAACATCTaatgcacatcaacaacaaggAGAGAGGAAATCAGGGGCTATATCTTTTGGTTTTAGCAAAACTGTAAGTAAATTAAAATCTAGTCGGGATGAAGCTATCAAAGCAGATGAGCGAGATTATTTAACCGGAGTCGATGGGAAAGAATTGCTAAG TATCAAGCCTGTGGAGAAGCCGAAGGAGCTGATCATTCCACTCATCCAAAGGAATCGCTGGTGCAGCAGGCAGGAAAACAAAGCTGGCCAGGTCCAGGGGCACGGTGATGGAGGGGGGGATAAGGCCAAAACACAACCCCCCTCTCAGGAGCAGGACTCAGTGGAATCACAGGCTGTCAAAGAAATTATTGAag AATCTCAGAGGCAGCTTGACCAGTGGAAAAATGGGGACCAAGCAGACCCCAACCTCACCATCCCCCTGCTGATGCAGAACCAGGCTCCACAGGGGTTTGAGGATGGAGACCACGTCAAGGTGGACCTGCGACCAGAGTCT TCCACAGAGGCAGACTATGACAGTGTTCCCGTGGAGGTGTACGGGTTAGCCATGCTGAAGGGGATGGGCTGGAAGACCGGAGAGGGCATCGGGCGGACCTTCAAACA GGATGTGAAGCCCATAGAGCATCAGCTGAGGCCGaagggtctgggtctgggagcTGACCGCTCTGCTATACGGGACCTGGAGCCCAGCAGGCCCCGGAGGCCTCCAAAGCCAGGTGATGAGCGGAAGGAGGAGACCCTGGTCCTGGGGCCTGGAGGCCATGTGCTGGTGGAGTCTGGAGCACACAAGGACCTGTACGGGAAG ATTGAAGGAGTTGATCCGGACAATGCACGAGTAGTGGTCAAGCTTGCGATTGGTAGCAAGACTGTGACAATCAGTCAATATGCACTGAAACTGGTTGACCGCACAGAATATGACAAAAACGGCAAAGACCTCG GTCGCCTCAGCAGGGCCCacaaagagaaggagaaggagcagcagagacgggaggagaaagagaggaggagtaataaggaagaggagaggaagaaaagtAGATCTTCTGagagggacagggatggagggaaggaccaGAGAAAAAGGAAACACCGGGATTCTAGTCAGGACAG AGAGAAGCCCCAGGCAAAGCTACCTCCTGCTGCCCCCTCCTGGCTCCAGAGGGACCTGAAAGTTCGCTTTGTAGATAAAGCCTTCAAAGGGGGAAAATACTACAATTCAAAG ATGCGAATAGAGGATGTCTTGTCGCCAAACATCTGTGTGTGTCGTACTGAGGAGGGCAGATTCTTAGATG ATGTGAAACAGACGATGCTGGAGACCATTGTGCCAAAGACTGACTCTGAGGACATCATGGTTGTACTTGGCGAACACAGAGGGCAG GTCGTATCCTCCAGAGGGACCGAGACAGGAGCAGAGCCATGGTGCAGCTGGACAGATATGAGGAGAAAGTCTTCACCCTGGACTATGACTCCATCTGCCATTACGTAG
- the LOC135528269 gene encoding G-patch domain and KOW motifs-containing protein-like isoform X1, protein MAASQQEQNSRNVPVDTSTSNAHQQQGERKSGAISFGFSKTVSKLKSSRDEAIKADERDYLTGVDGKELLSIKPVEKPKELIIPLIQRNRWCSRQENKAGQVQGHGDGGGDKAKTQPPSQEQDSVESQAVKEIIEESQRQLDQWKNGDQADPNLTIPLLMQNQAPQGFEDGDHVKVDLRPESSTEADYDSVPVEVYGLAMLKGMGWKTGEGIGRTFKQDVKPIEHQLRPKGLGLGADRSAIRDLEPSRPRRPPKPGDERKEETLVLGPGGHVLVESGAHKDLYGKIEGVDPDNARVVVKLAIGSKTVTISQYALKLVDRTEYDKNGKDLGRLSRAHKEKEKEQQRREEKERRSNKEEERKKSRSSERDRDGGKDQRKRKHRDSSQDREKPQAKLPPAAPSWLQRDLKVRFVDKAFKGGKYYNSKMRIEDVLSPNICVCRTEEGRFLDDVKQTMLETIVPKTDSEDIMVVLGEHRGQVGRILQRDRDRSRAMVQLDRYEEKVFTLDYDSICHYVGGGDH, encoded by the exons ATGGCGGCCTCTCAACAGGAGCAGAACAGCAGGAACGTTCCCGTTGACACATCAACATCTaatgcacatcaacaacaaggAGAGAGGAAATCAGGGGCTATATCTTTTGGTTTTAGCAAAACTGTAAGTAAATTAAAATCTAGTCGGGATGAAGCTATCAAAGCAGATGAGCGAGATTATTTAACCGGAGTCGATGGGAAAGAATTGCTAAG TATCAAGCCTGTGGAGAAGCCGAAGGAGCTGATCATTCCACTCATCCAAAGGAATCGCTGGTGCAGCAGGCAGGAAAACAAAGCTGGCCAGGTCCAGGGGCACGGTGATGGAGGGGGGGATAAGGCCAAAACACAACCCCCCTCTCAGGAGCAGGACTCAGTGGAATCACAGGCTGTCAAAGAAATTATTGAag AATCTCAGAGGCAGCTTGACCAGTGGAAAAATGGGGACCAAGCAGACCCCAACCTCACCATCCCCCTGCTGATGCAGAACCAGGCTCCACAGGGGTTTGAGGATGGAGACCACGTCAAGGTGGACCTGCGACCAGAGTCT TCCACAGAGGCAGACTATGACAGTGTTCCCGTGGAGGTGTACGGGTTAGCCATGCTGAAGGGGATGGGCTGGAAGACCGGAGAGGGCATCGGGCGGACCTTCAAACA GGATGTGAAGCCCATAGAGCATCAGCTGAGGCCGaagggtctgggtctgggagcTGACCGCTCTGCTATACGGGACCTGGAGCCCAGCAGGCCCCGGAGGCCTCCAAAGCCAGGTGATGAGCGGAAGGAGGAGACCCTGGTCCTGGGGCCTGGAGGCCATGTGCTGGTGGAGTCTGGAGCACACAAGGACCTGTACGGGAAG ATTGAAGGAGTTGATCCGGACAATGCACGAGTAGTGGTCAAGCTTGCGATTGGTAGCAAGACTGTGACAATCAGTCAATATGCACTGAAACTGGTTGACCGCACAGAATATGACAAAAACGGCAAAGACCTCG GTCGCCTCAGCAGGGCCCacaaagagaaggagaaggagcagcagagacgggaggagaaagagaggaggagtaataaggaagaggagaggaagaaaagtAGATCTTCTGagagggacagggatggagggaaggaccaGAGAAAAAGGAAACACCGGGATTCTAGTCAGGACAG AGAGAAGCCCCAGGCAAAGCTACCTCCTGCTGCCCCCTCCTGGCTCCAGAGGGACCTGAAAGTTCGCTTTGTAGATAAAGCCTTCAAAGGGGGAAAATACTACAATTCAAAG ATGCGAATAGAGGATGTCTTGTCGCCAAACATCTGTGTGTGTCGTACTGAGGAGGGCAGATTCTTAGATG ATGTGAAACAGACGATGCTGGAGACCATTGTGCCAAAGACTGACTCTGAGGACATCATGGTTGTACTTGGCGAACACAGAGGGCAG GTAGGTCGTATCCTCCAGAGGGACCGAGACAGGAGCAGAGCCATGGTGCAGCTGGACAGATATGAGGAGAAAGTCTTCACCCTGGACTATGACTCCATCTGCCATTACGTAGGAGGGGGAGATCACTGA
- the pqbp1 gene encoding polyglutamine-binding protein 1, whose product MPLPPALLARLAKRGILKHSDQDADEEIIAEDYDDNNVDYEATARENLPPNWYKVFDPICGLPYYWNVESDLVAWLSPTDPTSVITKAAKKSRAEVGEDRGERQIEKPDRERERERDKDREPEMERERGRNDGRERDRRMQRREDFAPYSKNKRGRKDEEMDPMDPSAYSDAPKGNWSTGLPKRNEAKTGADTTAAGPLFQQRPYPSPGAVLRANAANKKPPSDDDDD is encoded by the exons ATGCCTCTGCCCCCGGCGTTACTGGCTCGCCTAGCCAAAAGAGGGATTCTTAAGCACTCAGATCAAG ATGCGGATGAGGAGATCATTGCTGAGGACTATGATGACAACAATGTAGATTATGAGGCCACTGCCCGTGAGAATTTACCTCCCAACTGGTACAAAGTATTTGACCCTATTTG TGGTCTGCCATACTACTGGAATGTGGAATCTGACCTAGTTGCCTGGCTGTCCCCAACCGACCCCACATCTGTGATAACCAAAGCTGCCAAGAAGTCAAGGG CAGAGGttggggaggacagaggagagagacaaattgagaagccagacagagagagggagcgagagagggacaaAGATCGGGAACCAGaaatggagagggaaagagggaggaatgacgggagggaaagagacaggcgGATGCAGAGGAGAGAAGACTTTGCCCCCTACAGCAAGAACAAACGAG GGAGGAAGGATGAGGAGATGGACCCAATGGATCCCAGTGCTTATTCTGATGCTCCCAA GGGCAATTGGTCCACTGGCTTGCCCAAGCGTAATGAGGCGAAGACAGGGGCGGACACCACGGCAGCAGGGCCTCTGTTCCAGCAGCGCCCGTACCCCAGCCCCGGAGCTGTACTCCGGGCCAACGCAGCCAATAAAAAGCCCCCCAGTGACGACGACGACGACTGA
- the LOC135528275 gene encoding mitochondrial import inner membrane translocase subunit Tim17-B isoform X1, giving the protein MEEYAREPCPWRIVDDCGGAFTMGAIGGGVFQSVKGFRNAPVGFRHRLKGSANAVRLRAPQIGGSFAVWGGLFSTIDCGLVRIRGKEDPWNSITSGAMTGAVLAARSGPLAMVGSAMMGGILLALIEGFGILLTRYTAQQFQNPSPFVDDPSQLPPKDASQQQTGSQ; this is encoded by the exons ATGGAAGAATATGCCCGTGAACCTTG TCCCTGGAGAATAGTAGATGACTGTGGTGGTGCGTTCACCATGGGGGCCATCGGCGGAGGGGTGTTCCAGTCAGTCAAGGGCTTTCGGAATGCCCCTGTG GGCTTTCGGCACAGACTAAAAGGTAGCGCCAATGCTGTGAGATTAAGAGCTCCACAGATTGGCG GTAGCTTTGCTGTGTGGGGTGGACTCTTCTCTACAATCGACTGTGGCCTGGTCCGTATTCGAGGGAAAGAGGACCCCTGGAACTCTATAACTAGTGGGGCGATGACTGGGGCAGTCCTGGCTGCACGCA GTGGGCCTTTGGCTATGGTGGGGTCGGCCATGATGGGGGGCATCCTGTTGGCCTTGATCGAGGGCTTTGGGATCCTTCTCACCAGATACACCGCACAGCAGTTTCAGAACC CGAGTCCCTTTGTGGATGACCCCAGCCAGCTTCCTCCTAAGGATGCCAGCCAACAGCAGACTGGGTCCCAGTAG
- the LOC135528275 gene encoding mitochondrial import inner membrane translocase subunit Tim17-B isoform X2: protein MGAIGGGVFQSVKGFRNAPVGFRHRLKGSANAVRLRAPQIGGSFAVWGGLFSTIDCGLVRIRGKEDPWNSITSGAMTGAVLAARSGPLAMVGSAMMGGILLALIEGFGILLTRYTAQQFQNPSPFVDDPSQLPPKDASQQQTGSQ, encoded by the exons ATGGGGGCCATCGGCGGAGGGGTGTTCCAGTCAGTCAAGGGCTTTCGGAATGCCCCTGTG GGCTTTCGGCACAGACTAAAAGGTAGCGCCAATGCTGTGAGATTAAGAGCTCCACAGATTGGCG GTAGCTTTGCTGTGTGGGGTGGACTCTTCTCTACAATCGACTGTGGCCTGGTCCGTATTCGAGGGAAAGAGGACCCCTGGAACTCTATAACTAGTGGGGCGATGACTGGGGCAGTCCTGGCTGCACGCA GTGGGCCTTTGGCTATGGTGGGGTCGGCCATGATGGGGGGCATCCTGTTGGCCTTGATCGAGGGCTTTGGGATCCTTCTCACCAGATACACCGCACAGCAGTTTCAGAACC CGAGTCCCTTTGTGGATGACCCCAGCCAGCTTCCTCCTAAGGATGCCAGCCAACAGCAGACTGGGTCCCAGTAG
- the LOC135528274 gene encoding PRA1 family protein 2-like: protein MEKMDVQPPPIRTLDDFVLSSAQFAVPDIRNLERWNNRIINNLLYYQSNYFVSFLTILGIVGYFQPFNLFLGATVVTLIFMGFVWAAENQAPIRRFRRNHPSLALGAILGASYLFLTVLGGVAVFLFGIAFPILLILIHASVRLRSLKNKLENKLESIGLKRTPMGLLLESLGQEQEAGS, encoded by the exons ATGGAAAAAATGGACGTGCAGCCGCCGCCTATCCGAACCTTAGATGATTTTGTTTTGAGCTCGGCTCAATTCGCCGTGCCAGATATTCGTAATCTGGAGAGATGGAACAATCGGATCATAAACAACTTGCTGTATTACCAGTCCAACTATTTCGTCTCGTTTTTGACCATCCTTGGAATAGTAGG TTATTTCCAGCCCTTCAACCTCTTCTTGGGGGCCACAGTTGTGACATTGATATTCATGGGGTTTGTATGGGCAGCAGAGAATCAGGCCCCCATCAGACGGTTCCGCCGGAACCACCCGTCCCTGGCCCTGGGTGCCATTCTGGGGGCCAGCTACCTCTTCCTCACAGTGCTTGGGGGAGTGGCCGTCTTCCTCTTCGGCATAGCCTTCCCCATCTTAT TGATATTGATCCACGCCTCTGTTAGACTGCGGAGCCTCAAGAACAAGTTGGAGAACAAGCTGGAGAGCATTGGTTTGAAGAGAACACCTATGGGGCTCCTATTGGAGTCACTAGGGCAGGAACAGGAAGCTGGATcttag